Genomic DNA from Candidatus Kaiserbacteria bacterium:
ACCCATGCTGACAATATCTGTATTGGTCTGTTATACTTTCAGTATAATTAGTACCTAGCAAAAGAATATATGGAACAAGCAACTCTTCGCCATACCATCATTGATTTTTTAAACAATCATCGTAAAGCAGTCTTTGCTATTTCTGATGAAGATGGTTTGCCTACCACCTCACTCATGCTCTACATCATTGATGATGAGTTGAATGTGTTCTTTGGTACCCGCAAGGCATTTTCAAAATATCAACACATTATTGATCAGCCTGTCGTCTCTCTTTCAGTTATTGAAGAAGCAGTCGACCCACTTAGAGTAGTGGATATTCGTGGCACGGTAGAAGAACTCGCTCCGCATGATCAAGAAAATGTGCATCGGTGGTTCAAAGAAAAGAATCGTTCCAAATATTACGTGGAAGGAGCAGAAGATTTTGTCATGTTTAAACTCACTCCTAATTTCGTGCGCTGGCTTAATGCCGAAAGTGGCGAACTTTGTATTGTGGACCTTACACAGATTCGTTCTTGGTAGTGATATTAAAAACGCCGGCCCACTCGTGGGCCGGCGTTTTTATATTGGGTGATAGTGAGCGGAGAGTGTATCGCG
This window encodes:
- a CDS encoding pyridoxamine 5'-phosphate oxidase family protein — translated: MEQATLRHTIIDFLNNHRKAVFAISDEDGLPTTSLMLYIIDDELNVFFGTRKAFSKYQHIIDQPVVSLSVIEEAVDPLRVVDIRGTVEELAPHDQENVHRWFKEKNRSKYYVEGAEDFVMFKLTPNFVRWLNAESGELCIVDLTQIRSW